One Haloarcula sp. CBA1127 genomic window carries:
- a CDS encoding DUF2249 domain-containing protein, which translates to MAEPQLDLREIPPPKRHPKIFDAFEELDSGEALTIINDHEPTPLYHQMAAERQSFDAEGYTVDCIGPNEFIATLPKK; encoded by the coding sequence ATGGCAGAACCGCAACTCGATCTTCGAGAGATTCCACCGCCGAAGCGACACCCGAAGATCTTCGATGCGTTCGAGGAACTGGACAGCGGAGAAGCACTGACGATAATTAACGACCACGAACCGACACCGCTCTATCACCAGATGGCCGCGGAGCGACAATCGTTCGACGCCGAGGGCTACACTGTCGACTGCATCGGTCCGAACGAGTTCATCGCGACCCTCCCGAAGAAGTAG